From a region of the Butyrivibrio sp. AE3004 genome:
- a CDS encoding peptidoglycan D,D-transpeptidase FtsI family protein, whose product MKENNKSYPILLIGGAFVLLFICMISYICIYAIKNERVMFDNSYNAHQQLLKTQNTRGTIYASDGQVLAKTVTDANGNESREYPFGKVFSHVIGFAVNGRSGIENLANYYLINSNATLKSKAQARENEMKFPGDNVYTTLDVDLQQTAYEALSAHKGAIIVTEVDTGRVLCLVSKPDFDPSTIQKDWDSITEDKDNTQLLNRVSQGLYPPGSTFKIVTSLEYYKEKGDEYLDYHYNCNGKFTSGNDTIRCFHGESHGALDFQTSFAKSCNSSFANIALQLDKNAFGKTLDELMFNSDLPWDMNYSKSTAFCSSALSDADTMQLGIGQGTTTVTPLHINLITLAIANDGILMRPRFIDKVVTEDGKDIEVFKPETYKKIMSEDESYFLKNMMEKVITIGTASRLKGLEYTAAGKTGSAEFKDSTSDSHAWFTGYAPAENPEIAVTIIVENAGSGGEYAVPIAKRLFDCYFAKTGE is encoded by the coding sequence ATGAAGGAAAACAATAAATCTTATCCCATACTCTTAATAGGCGGTGCATTTGTTTTATTGTTTATCTGCATGATAAGCTACATTTGTATCTATGCCATAAAAAACGAAAGAGTTATGTTTGATAACAGCTATAATGCTCATCAACAGCTTCTAAAGACCCAGAATACAAGGGGAACCATTTATGCATCCGATGGACAGGTTTTGGCAAAAACGGTTACTGATGCTAATGGGAACGAATCAAGAGAATATCCTTTTGGCAAAGTTTTTTCTCATGTTATCGGATTTGCCGTAAACGGAAGAAGCGGAATAGAAAACCTGGCAAATTACTATCTTATAAATTCCAATGCTACCTTAAAGAGTAAGGCACAGGCCAGGGAGAATGAAATGAAGTTTCCGGGAGATAATGTATATACGACTCTCGATGTGGACCTTCAGCAGACAGCATATGAAGCATTATCAGCTCATAAAGGAGCAATAATAGTAACCGAAGTAGATACAGGAAGAGTGCTTTGTCTTGTATCAAAACCTGATTTTGACCCATCCACAATACAAAAAGACTGGGATTCTATTACTGAAGACAAAGACAACACTCAGCTTTTAAACAGGGTATCTCAAGGACTTTATCCACCCGGGTCAACCTTTAAGATAGTCACATCACTTGAGTATTACAAAGAAAAAGGTGATGAATATCTTGATTATCATTATAATTGTAACGGGAAGTTTACTTCCGGTAACGATACTATAAGGTGCTTTCACGGTGAAAGCCATGGTGCTTTGGATTTTCAGACATCGTTTGCAAAATCCTGTAATTCATCATTTGCTAACATAGCACTTCAGCTGGATAAAAATGCATTTGGAAAGACTTTGGATGAGCTTATGTTTAATTCAGATCTGCCGTGGGATATGAATTATTCAAAGTCAACTGCTTTTTGCAGCAGTGCTTTAAGTGACGCAGATACAATGCAGCTTGGCATCGGTCAGGGTACTACAACTGTAACACCGCTTCATATAAATCTTATAACGTTGGCTATTGCTAATGACGGAATTCTTATGAGGCCAAGATTTATTGATAAGGTTGTTACGGAAGATGGTAAGGATATAGAGGTGTTTAAGCCGGAAACTTATAAAAAGATAATGTCTGAAGATGAATCATATTTTTTAAAGAATATGATGGAAAAGGTTATAACTATTGGAACTGCTTCAAGACTAAAAGGACTTGAATATACTGCTGCAGGTAAAACCGGTTCAGCAGAGTTTAAGGATAGTACATCGGATTCTCACGCCTGGTTTACAGGATATGCTCCTGCAGAAAATCCTGAAATCGCAGTAACAATTATTGTTGAAAATGCAGGTTCAGGTGGAGAGTACGCTGTTCCTATTGCTAAAAGATTGTTTGACTGCTATTTTGCAAAAACAGGGGAGTGA
- a CDS encoding GerW family sporulation protein, translating into MGDSKFNSVVDSLMNGMNTIMGAKTVVGEATKVGDTIIVPLVDVSFGVGAGASDADKKNSGAGGFAAKMSPSAVLVIKNGQTKLVNIKNQDAVTKILDLVPDIADRFMNRDNDMMDNDSAVDIAFPEEENLE; encoded by the coding sequence ATGGGAGATTCAAAATTTAATTCCGTTGTTGATTCTCTAATGAATGGCATGAATACAATTATGGGTGCCAAAACTGTAGTCGGTGAAGCTACAAAGGTTGGTGATACCATCATTGTTCCACTTGTTGATGTATCGTTTGGTGTTGGTGCAGGTGCAAGTGATGCTGACAAGAAGAATTCGGGAGCCGGCGGATTTGCGGCTAAAATGTCGCCAAGTGCGGTTCTTGTAATAAAAAATGGTCAGACAAAATTGGTTAATATCAAGAATCAGGATGCTGTAACAAAAATCCTGGATCTTGTTCCGGATATTGCTGATCGCTTCATGAATCGCGATAATGACATGATGGATAATGACAGCGCAGTAGATATTGCATTTCCTGAAGAAGAAAACCTTGAGTAA
- the rpmB gene encoding 50S ribosomal protein L28: MAKCEVCGKSVHFGNNVSHSHRKSNRIWNANVHKVAVKVNGGTKRMNVCTSCLRSKKVERA, encoded by the coding sequence GTGGCTAAGTGTGAAGTATGCGGCAAGAGCGTTCATTTCGGTAACAACGTAAGCCATTCCCATAGAAAGAGCAATAGAATCTGGAATGCTAACGTACATAAGGTTGCTGTTAAAGTTAATGGTGGAACTAAGAGAATGAACGTTTGTACAAGCTGTCTCAGATCCAAAAAGGTTGAGCGTGCTTAA
- a CDS encoding Asp23/Gls24 family envelope stress response protein, which yields MKSTSMNTHMGSIAIDNEVIAQYAGAVANECFGIVGMANVNVAEGLVSLLKKDNIKRGINVTVGSNRKLTLDFHVIIAYGVSISAVTDNLIDNVKYKVEEFTGLEIEKINIFVEGVRVID from the coding sequence ATGAAGTCTACTTCAATGAATACCCATATGGGCAGTATCGCTATAGATAATGAAGTAATCGCACAGTATGCAGGAGCAGTTGCTAACGAATGCTTTGGTATTGTTGGTATGGCTAATGTTAATGTAGCGGAGGGACTTGTAAGTCTCTTGAAGAAAGACAATATAAAAAGGGGAATCAATGTAACTGTTGGATCAAATCGAAAGCTTACATTGGATTTTCACGTAATAATAGCTTATGGCGTAAGTATTTCAGCTGTAACTGATAACCTTATAGATAATGTCAAATACAAGGTTGAGGAATTCACCGGCCTTGAAATAGAGAAGATAAATATCTTCGTCGAAGGCGTTCGCGTCATTGATTAA